In Fusarium verticillioides 7600 chromosome 6, whole genome shotgun sequence, the sequence CATACTGTctcaagccagtcaaaaGCCGCAACTAGGACAGATAACGTTGCTCCTGTCGATTCTGGTAGGACTAACAGAGGGTGTTCGTTTAACCTCAGCATCTTGGCGTTTAGAGCTTTGTCAAACACGTATCTGGTCTACTGGCGTCCATACGCACCTGTAAAAGTGAGATATTCATATTCCGCAACTCTTAGGCGAGTTAGGtagatacctaggtatagTAATTATCTAAGCCGTGGATAATGCAAAGTTCTATACGTGATGACTTCATCCATTCAATGTGCTTTTTCAGGGATATAGAAACCCAGTCGTAGGCAGGTGCTGTTAATTTTAGTCGTTCAACGAGAGGATGCACACGACCACAAGGTCTCCGACAGCAGATATATTGCAGATGGATGTCGGGTAAGACATTCATATGTTTGGGTATTattgtcgactttgacgCTTACTTTGTCGTACAGACATGAGTCTCCACCTCAAACCAAGGTCTGACACTGACCACATTAACGTCATCGGTGACTGCTCTCCATCAACGATGGCGTCGCAAATTGCAAAAATCAAGGACAACTTGTGCACAGAGCCTTGAAATTAATTATCATTTTCAATATTACATATGCTTCTATTTGGTAAAATATTACATGAAGCCTTAGTATTCGCAGAGCTATATAAAATGCAGTCATCATGACGCCAGGAGACTTCTTAGATTTTATCTTGATGGAATATCATTATCGCCTATGATAGAATTTTGGTACAATTTTTTCTCGTAAGGCGATGTTAGTTTATGCCCTGTATGATGGGTCTTTCGTAGCGCCCGCCGCAGGGAATTCTCAATTGATGGGCATTATCTCCCAATATGATCCATGAGTTGGGTGTGATCCCGGGCATGAATGGTAGGCCGGGTTGGCCCCTGAAAACGCGATTGGTAGTGGCGCTGTATCCAAGCCAGAGCACTCTGTTGTGTGCTACGGCCTGGTTTTGCTTGTCAAAACTGCCACACCATAGTCGTTCCATGCTCTGTCCTAAACTCCATGTtaccaacatcctcagcctcgccTTCGCCCCCATTTATCACAAATACCTCTTGCGCCAACCTTATCAGATTACTTTCTCGCAGGATTCGCAAGCTGGGATGAGCTGTTGATTTGTACAATTCATTAGCACCTTTCCTCCTCCGTCTCGTTGCTGTTCTGCTCGTCTGCAGAACCTTTGACCCCGCATCCAGCCATTGCCCATCACACTGCGTTGGTACATGTGGTATCTGTCTACCTTACTTAAGGTACTCAAGGACTGAAACACTTCGTAACtttttcttgatctcggccaGACGTTTCCTCTGGTATGCATACAACCTTGAATTACCCTCATATCCTTGAGTACATTGCACACACCACAACAAGCTCAGGGAAGTACCTTTCTTATTCTAACAACTTTTTGTCCCAGTTATCTGTCAACCCTCATATTTCGTATGGGGTATACGAGCTTTCATATTTTCCAACTCCTGTCCATTCGGCGAATCTGAGAACACAAGGATACCTGAAAGAACTTCAACGTGAAGTTTGCCAGGTTGCCATACGGTACTCCCATACAAGATTCACTCACTGTGGCCACATATCATTGCAAAATAACGCAAGACAACCCCATTTCAAAGTCAACAATCCTGGTAGCAACCTTATCAAAACTTGCGTTTATTCTGGCTCATTACTTAGCCCCAGGCTTTTtttgttgctcttctttccCAACTACAAGAGCCCCTAGTCGTTGAGCCGTACTAGAGTCTCAAAGGCCTAGACCGCCCACTACTCGACTCCATTTAGCTCCGAAAGAATCGCACCATCTATTTCCCCTCCATCGCTCCTTCATGTACCCATCTCTAATCGATCGCGTCCCGTCTCCCGATCGATAGCTCCCCGCGGTCTTGTTAGGATATTCGCCGTTATTTCCACGCTGCTCTGAATTTTCTGGCCATTATTTCCTCCTTACCACTCTCTTATCGAACCCATCCAACGACATAGTCAAAAGAATCAGCCTTTCTGTATTCTGATTCCATCGACGCACCTCATATCCGATGTCTGCCTCCGACTCGATCCCGGCCACGCCGGAGGACTGGAAGGATCTGTCGACACCTGcatctccaggctctgaAGATTCGTCAGAACCCAGTACGCCGCTCGAGTCTCCCAGTCATGATAGCCCAGGTGAGCCTCCTCGAAGAGTACCATCTCTGCGCTCCGTCTCCGATCCTCGCAACATGAACCCGAATTCAACTGCTATGGGTGTTTTAGGCATGGCCAGGCGGCCTGTACAAACATCCTCGAGTTTTGCTGGAAGTAGTAGTGCCTCGGTAGAAAACAGTATAATGGCCAAAGCCCGAGCATTACATCGACATCGCATGGAGAAGGGCATGTCTCCCGCTGGAAACCCCGGGACACCCTCAGGATCATCGCCTACGGCCAGCGTCGCTAACGGATTCCCTACCAACCTGGGATTGCCGCCAAATATGCAACGACCGCACGCACCACATGTCAATTCAGCTCCTGCGATAACGAAGCCCTCGCTGAGCGAGAGAAGGGCCATGGGCGGCGGTATGGGCATGAAGCTGTCTGATATGGGTAGGCCTGGCCCTGCGACCGCCACTGGTAAGAAACGGGGGCCTCCTGGAAAGCTTTCTGATATCACAGGTGATGTGCCAGGTAGCCAACGATCCAACGGAGCAGGTGGTGGTCAGGGGTCGAAAATGGACGACTTCAAGAAATATATCGACACAGAGAAGGGCTGGGTAACCTTTGATGGCGCTGCCACAATCACACGGACAGGTGTCAACTTTGCCAATGGCCAAACCTTCAGCATAtctcttgatgaagttgaagtctTGACCGAGCTGGGTAAAGGAAATTACGGAACAGTCTACAAGGTCAAGCATGCCAAGCGAAGAGTCCCTCGCTTCGGACAAGGCCTCTCGAGAAAGCCTCTCCCTGTTCAGTATTCGCAGTCGGATCCTTCTCCCGTCAGATCTGCGGAAGACTCTGCCGAGGGCTTGTCAGAGACCACCGACGGTACAACGGGCACAGTGATGGCGATGAAAGAAATGCGCTTGGAGCTTGACGACGCCAAATTCACGACCATTCTGAAGGAGCTTGTCATCTTACACGAGTGTGTTTCTCCGTATATCATCGACTTTTATGGCGCCTTCTTCCAGGAGGGTGCTGTTTACATGTGCATTGAGTATATGGATGGCGGGTCCATCGATAAGTTGTATAATGGTGGAATCCCGGAGAATGTTCTTCGAAAAATCACATATTCTACTGTGATGGGTCTAAAATCACTGAAGGAGGAGCACAGCATTATACATCGTGACGTCAAGCCAACAAACATCCTGGTCAATACACGAGGCCAGGTCAAGATTTGCGATTTTGGTGTCAGTGGTAATCTGGTAGCTAGTATAGCGCGAACCAACATCGGCTGTCAGAGCTATATGGCCCCCGAGAGAATCTCTGGTGGCGGATTCGCGCAAGCTGGTAACTCCGATGGCTCATACAGCGTTCAGAGCGATGTCTGGAGTTTGGGCCTGACCATCATCGAGTGTGCTAAGGGCGCTTATCCCTACCCACCGGAGGTCTCTTCTACTATTTTCAGCCAACTGAGTGTAAGCGCTCCGCCATTGAGTTAAACCAGTCATGGGTTACTAACATGCTACAGGCCATTGTTGAAGGTGAACCACCTGCAATGCCAGAGGACACTTACTCGGACATGGCCAAGGATTTTGTGAAAAGCTGTCTTCACAAGATTCCTATGAAGCGGCCAACCTACGCCATGCTGTTGAAACATCCGTGGCTCGTTGAATTTACAAAGCCTCAAACAATTGcggaagaagctgaggaagGCGACGGAGTTGATACGGTCGCCGAAGCTGTTGGTAAAATCAATTTGGACTCATCAACTGCAGATGCTGAAGTAGCAGATTGGGTCAATGGCGTTCTACAACGAGAGAAAGATGGTCTGAAGGAGGACGGGCCCTTGAAACCGGCACTACACAATGCACCCCTTGATAGCGTCAGTCCTATGTCGAGCCCAAAGGATGCATAAAAGTTTGAAAAGCCGGGACGGCCCGGCCCAACCCTGCTTCTCGGGGGAAATACTCGGCCATCTAGGAAGCATGCCAACGGAGCAGGTATCTAGTTGGCTACAGGACTACCTATGGATAACAACCATCTGCTTAACGGCTCTCTTTCCAAGGTGTTAACCTTTTATCATCGGCAGTAACACAGCACAAAGTCCCCATGCATCAGCATGTGTTACTTACATCATTTTgaccttctttttctgcatTTTTTGGAGGACACTCCTACTCCTGTACACGCTTTAGGATGGGGTTTAGACAAATTAGGGCCGGATTTTGGCATTTGTTTTTCGTCAGAACAAAACTGGGCGAATGACCAAGTTGGAAAACGAACCAGGATAGCATGTTGTTGTTTTCATTTCATGTACTCGAACGAAAGGGACAGCGGCGAACAACACAGGATAAAAGAGAGGGATCTGGAGGTGACTTCAGCCTTCAATCGTTTAACGAGAGTCGGGGTCGGGTGTGATATGCATTTCATAGTTTGGCGAATGGACGAATAACGTCAATATGATATATGCATAATGATTTGAGCTTATGATACTAAGTACCTCGTGGACTAGGCAATGATAACATTACCTATCCTCACTGCAGCAGTACGTAATGAAGAGTGATAACTTGTGTGAAACCATAAGCCCGGGGTCGTTGCCCGAGAATGGCTACATGATTCAAGTGGAAATGTCGAGAACAGAAACTAGAATATTAAGACTTAAAAATAAAAAACGCTTGTATTGTTTGTTGTAATATCATACATTCATAGTAACTATTAGACAGCTGATGAAAGCAAGCTTCTCGTAGATCTCGCCCATAACTTCAACATTACGTTCTGAGAAAATCCATTCTCCTCGCCAAACACATCGTGAATACATACCTGCACAGGAGCGcagatcatggatgatgaatgaaataTAGACGGGACAAAATTGCAGCGTCGGGCGCGAACAACCATTGAGGCTGTTGTGGACACGATCACTGCGGCTGTTCATGCTCGTTCCTCATCGAGCTCTGCCGAAAGTTGGAGAGTCGATCGGATTTGGCCTAACAGACGGTTACCAGGTAAAAGTTTAGGAATAGTCATCCTTAACACGGCGGCCCTCATAGCCTGGGCCGTGGCTGCTGCGCACGCTTCGTCTACGGCGCCATGAGCGGCCGCTGTAACCTCCGCTTGACGACTTGTCACCGCGCATGCCTAAGCAGAAGAGAATGGTAGCAATGAGCAGAGTGGCCCATGATGCCCACGCAAAACCAAAGGCATAGCGGCCGATCGAGGCCGATCGACCGTCGCGGTGAAAGGCATTGCGAGCGAGAACCCAG encodes:
- a CDS encoding STE/STE7 protein kinase, with the protein product MSASDSIPATPEDWKDLSTPASPGSEDSSEPSTPLESPSHDSPGMARRPVQTSSSFAGSSSASVENSIMAKARALHRHRMEKGMSPAGNPGTPSGSSPTASVANGFPTNLGLPPNMQRPHAPHVNSAPAITKPSLSERRAMGGGMGMKLSDMGRPGPATATGKKRGPPGKLSDITGDVPGSQRSNGAGGGQGSKMDDFKKYIDTEKGWVTFDGAATITRTGVNFANGQTFSISLDEVEVLTELGKGNYGTVYKVKHAKRRVPRFGQGLSRKPLPVQYSQSDPSPVRSAEDSAEGLSETTDGTTGTVMAMKEMRLELDDAKFTTILKELVILHECVSPYIIDFYGAFFQEGAVYMCIEYMDGGSIDKLYNGGIPENVLRKITYSTVMGLKSLKEEHSIIHRDVKPTNILVNTRGQVKICDFGVSGNLVASIARTNIGCQSYMAPERISGGGFAQAGNSDGSYSVQSDVWSLGLTIIECAKGAYPYPPEVSSTIFSQLSAIVEGEPPAMPEDTYSDMAKDFVKSCLHKIPMKRPTYAMLLKHPWLVEFTKPQTIAEEAEEGDGVDTVAEAVGKINLDSSTADAEVADWVNGVLQREKDGLKEDGPLKPALHNAPLDSVSPMSSPKDA
- a CDS encoding STE/STE7 protein kinase, which gives rise to MSASDSIPATPEDWKDLSTPASPGSEDSSEPSTPLESPSHDSPGEPPRRVPSLRSVSDPRNMNPNSTAMGVLGMARRPVQTSSSFAGSSSASVENSIMAKARALHRHRMEKGMSPAGNPGTPSGSSPTASVANGFPTNLGLPPNMQRPHAPHVNSAPAITKPSLSERRAMGGGMGMKLSDMGRPGPATATGKKRGPPGKLSDITGDVPGSQRSNGAGGGQGSKMDDFKKYIDTEKGWVTFDGAATITRTGVNFANGQTFSISLDEVEVLTELGKGNYGTVYKVKHAKRRVPRFGQGLSRKPLPVQYSQSDPSPVRSAEDSAEGLSETTDGTTGTVMAMKEMRLELDDAKFTTILKELVILHECVSPYIIDFYGAFFQEGAVYMCIEYMDGGSIDKLYNGGIPENVLRKITYSTVMGLKSLKEEHSIIHRDVKPTNILVNTRGQVKICDFGVSGNLVASIARTNIGCQSYMAPERISGGGFAQAGNSDGSYSVQSDVWSLGLTIIECAKGAYPYPPEVSSTIFSQLSAIVEGEPPAMPEDTYSDMAKDFVKSCLHKIPMKRPTYAMLLKHPWLVEFTKPQTIAEEAEEGDGVDTVAEAVGKINLDSSTADAEVADWVNGVLQREKDGLKEDGPLKPALHNAPLDSVSPMSSPKDA